The proteins below come from a single Bordetella genomosp. 11 genomic window:
- the gltS gene encoding sodium/glutamate symporter — translation MKIDAFHGFTLAILLLFVGKGLVARSGILRRYSIPESLVGGLACALVVFVLYYGMGVTVSFDLEARDALLLYFFAAIGLSTDARTLRHGGRPLLILSGLAIGFMVLQNLVGMETARAFGLDPRAGLMVGSISLTGGVGTTLAWSDYFVQNLGIAQAQELGLAANMIGLIAACTIGGPIAGLLMRRHRLRASGDSALEIGTLHSDEQHARLDYYGVLLALLWLNCALMLGSGINALVALTPVTLPAFVGCLLAGILLRMVADWMRPSGRGRLWNWPSMQPGIALVSDMSLGLFLTMALMGLRLWELQPVLAFITVAMLVQIILVIAFVFLIVFRAMGKDYQAAVMCAGFGGIALGSTATAIANMTAVTREHGAAREAFIVVPLVCGFVIDIANALVISLMAG, via the coding sequence ATGAAGATCGATGCCTTCCATGGATTCACGCTCGCCATTCTGCTGTTGTTTGTGGGCAAGGGCTTGGTAGCGCGTTCGGGCATCTTGCGTCGATACAGCATCCCGGAATCCTTGGTGGGCGGCTTGGCTTGCGCCTTGGTTGTCTTCGTCCTGTACTACGGGATGGGGGTCACGGTCAGTTTCGATCTGGAAGCGCGCGATGCGCTGCTGCTGTACTTCTTTGCCGCCATTGGACTGAGTACCGACGCCCGCACACTGCGCCATGGTGGACGGCCTTTGCTGATCCTGTCGGGGTTGGCCATCGGGTTCATGGTGCTGCAGAACCTCGTCGGGATGGAGACGGCCCGCGCATTCGGCCTGGATCCGCGCGCCGGTCTCATGGTCGGTTCGATTTCCCTGACCGGAGGGGTGGGCACCACCTTGGCCTGGTCCGATTACTTCGTTCAAAACCTCGGCATTGCGCAAGCGCAGGAACTGGGGTTGGCGGCGAACATGATCGGCCTGATCGCGGCCTGCACCATCGGCGGCCCGATCGCAGGTCTGCTCATGCGCAGGCATCGACTTCGAGCCTCCGGAGACAGCGCCCTGGAAATTGGCACGCTGCACAGCGATGAGCAGCATGCCCGCCTGGACTACTACGGCGTGCTGCTGGCATTGCTCTGGCTCAACTGCGCCTTGATGTTGGGCTCAGGAATCAATGCCTTGGTCGCGCTTACCCCTGTCACGCTGCCCGCCTTTGTGGGCTGCCTGCTGGCCGGAATTCTCCTGCGCATGGTGGCCGACTGGATGAGGCCGAGTGGGCGCGGGCGTTTATGGAACTGGCCAAGCATGCAGCCAGGCATCGCCCTGGTCTCCGACATGTCATTGGGCCTGTTTCTGACCATGGCGCTGATGGGGCTCAGGCTCTGGGAACTGCAGCCTGTGCTTGCCTTCATCACGGTGGCGATGCTGGTGCAGATCATCTTGGTCATCGCGTTCGTTTTTCTGATCGTTTTTCGGGCAATGGGCAAGGATTACCAGGCTGCAGTGATGTGTGCCGGTTTCGGCGGAATCGCGCTGGGCTCTACCGCCACCGCCATCGCCAACATGACGGCGGTCACTCGGGAGCATGGCGCTGCGCGCGAGGCGTTCATTGTGGTGCCCCTGGTGTGCGGGTTCGTCATCGACATTGCGAACGCACTGGTGATCAGCCTGATGGCCGGTTAA
- a CDS encoding DUF3141 domain-containing protein, with the protein MNRDTTTSPTADWGQLLWDPLRLSAMASEYAVDAWQRSILYADVRRQRGNQYQEHLQEQTPNVLDFASEVIMSGLDLPQPVNYGLVRILPPADTPSDPHKRPFVVVDPRAGHGPGIGGFKPDSEVGAALKAGHPCYFVGFLPDPVPGQTVEDVMRAEAAFVRKVGELHPDSRGKPAVIGNCQAGWQILMAAAVWPELFGPIIVAGAPLSYWAGDMPMRYAGGLTGGSWLTALTSDLGAGRFDGAWLVQNFENLDPANTLWSKQYNLYAKVDTEGPRYLQFEKYWGGHVFLNDVEIQYIVDNLFIGNKLSTAQLVTSDGVRIDLRNIRSPIVVFCSYGDNITPPPQALGWITDLYRNDLDVMGHDQTIVYATHDSIGHLGIFVSGSVGRKEHQEFAANIDVIDVLPAGIHRMLVDENPDGSQEGEPTGNAYLTRIQRSNIDEVREIVRPDPENDRRFAAVARISEVNLACYRSFVQPWMRALVTDQGAKWLEPLHPLRMGYELWSDRHPLAAAVHEAAQHVRDHRQPVSEANPFLQLQAQFSTAVEQMLDQFRDCRDQIYAQAFDTLYSLPLVQAMTGQSLHDDAPPRPHPSETPEHRQYLAQELTRLEADIHSGGITEASIRALFFVLAARGEADGRHFRHAEEVARPHLANDFDMQVFRHLVRRQALLMRLDEDATVSAIPGLLNGIAPDDIRQVAGMIVQVIGSGGVLSAQEQARLEQVSTLFEQAERQAQAASAPAVTSPATDTSATVVDAKSTTAMPRSASGTSAAVEDANAAPAMPSSASDTSAPAINTTSKTSSPKPKAPQKKTAAQKTVSKTPAAPRTSQTRRGKGK; encoded by the coding sequence ATGAATCGAGACACCACGACATCACCAACGGCCGATTGGGGGCAGTTGCTGTGGGACCCGTTGCGACTATCGGCGATGGCAAGCGAGTATGCAGTGGATGCCTGGCAGCGGTCCATTCTGTATGCCGACGTTCGCCGCCAACGCGGCAACCAGTACCAGGAGCATTTGCAGGAGCAGACGCCGAACGTACTCGACTTCGCCTCTGAGGTCATCATGTCCGGGCTGGACCTTCCGCAGCCGGTCAACTATGGCCTCGTACGTATCCTGCCGCCAGCCGACACGCCGAGCGATCCCCACAAGCGACCGTTCGTGGTGGTCGATCCACGCGCGGGCCACGGCCCAGGCATCGGCGGCTTCAAACCCGATAGCGAGGTCGGCGCGGCCCTCAAGGCTGGCCATCCCTGCTACTTCGTAGGCTTTCTGCCCGATCCCGTTCCCGGCCAGACCGTCGAAGACGTCATGCGCGCCGAAGCGGCCTTCGTGCGCAAGGTCGGCGAGCTGCACCCCGACAGCCGCGGCAAGCCTGCGGTCATCGGCAATTGCCAGGCAGGCTGGCAGATCCTGATGGCAGCCGCCGTCTGGCCCGAACTGTTCGGACCGATCATCGTGGCCGGTGCGCCGCTGTCGTACTGGGCGGGCGACATGCCGATGCGCTACGCGGGCGGTCTGACCGGCGGTAGCTGGTTGACGGCATTGACCAGCGATCTGGGCGCCGGCCGCTTCGACGGCGCCTGGCTGGTACAGAACTTCGAGAACCTGGACCCGGCCAATACGCTGTGGAGCAAACAGTACAACCTGTACGCCAAGGTCGACACGGAAGGCCCGCGCTACTTGCAATTCGAGAAGTACTGGGGCGGCCACGTGTTCCTGAACGATGTGGAAATACAGTACATCGTCGATAACCTGTTCATCGGCAACAAACTGAGTACGGCGCAGCTGGTGACGTCTGATGGCGTGCGCATCGACCTGCGCAATATTCGCTCGCCGATCGTGGTGTTCTGCTCCTATGGGGACAACATCACGCCACCGCCCCAGGCCCTGGGCTGGATCACCGATCTGTACCGCAACGATCTGGACGTGATGGGGCATGACCAGACCATCGTCTACGCCACCCATGACAGCATCGGGCATCTGGGTATCTTCGTCTCCGGCAGCGTCGGGCGTAAAGAGCACCAGGAGTTCGCCGCCAACATCGACGTCATCGACGTGCTGCCGGCCGGTATCCACCGCATGCTGGTCGATGAAAATCCCGACGGGTCGCAGGAAGGCGAGCCGACCGGGAACGCCTACCTGACTCGGATCCAGCGCAGCAACATCGATGAAGTCCGTGAGATCGTCCGTCCCGACCCTGAGAACGATCGCCGGTTCGCCGCCGTTGCGCGGATCTCCGAGGTCAACCTGGCTTGCTACCGCAGCTTCGTGCAGCCATGGATGCGTGCCCTGGTCACGGACCAGGGTGCGAAGTGGCTGGAGCCGCTGCATCCGCTGCGCATGGGCTATGAATTGTGGTCTGACAGGCATCCGCTCGCCGCCGCAGTACATGAGGCTGCGCAACACGTGCGCGACCATCGTCAGCCCGTCTCCGAGGCCAACCCTTTCCTGCAACTGCAGGCGCAGTTTTCCACCGCCGTCGAACAGATGCTGGATCAATTCCGTGATTGCCGCGACCAGATCTACGCACAGGCGTTTGACACGCTGTACAGCCTGCCGCTGGTGCAGGCCATGACTGGACAGAGCCTGCACGACGATGCACCGCCGCGACCCCATCCCAGCGAGACGCCCGAGCATCGCCAGTATCTGGCGCAAGAGTTGACACGGCTCGAAGCGGATATTCACAGCGGCGGGATCACCGAAGCCTCCATACGGGCGCTGTTCTTTGTGCTTGCAGCGCGTGGCGAGGCCGACGGGCGGCACTTCCGGCACGCAGAGGAAGTCGCGCGCCCCCATTTGGCAAACGACTTCGACATGCAGGTCTTTCGCCACCTCGTTCGTCGGCAGGCTTTGCTCATGAGGCTCGACGAGGACGCCACGGTGTCCGCCATCCCCGGATTGCTCAACGGCATAGCGCCCGATGACATCCGCCAGGTGGCGGGAATGATCGTGCAAGTGATTGGCAGCGGCGGTGTGCTGTCCGCACAAGAACAAGCCAGGCTGGAACAGGTTTCTACCTTGTTCGAGCAGGCCGAGCGCCAAGCGCAGGCGGCTTCGGCGCCCGCCGTGACAAGTCCCGCCACTGATACCTCCGCTACGGTCGTGGACGCGAAGTCGACAACCGCCATGCCACGCTCTGCCAGTGGCACATCCGCTGCGGTCGAGGATGCGAATGCGGCGCCAGCCATGCCGAGCTCCGCCAGTGACACCTCCGCTCCGGCCATAAACACGACCTCCAAGACATCCTCTCCAAAGCCTAAGGCGCCTCAGAAGAAAACTGCTGCGCAGAAAACTGTGTCCAAGACGCCAGCCGCCCCGCGGACAAGTCAAACACGGCGAGGGAAAGGCAAATGA
- a CDS encoding PHA/PHB synthase family protein translates to MTKNKKGNTSSTIVPALDMQAHMAWAQAWSSISPESSLLAWTDWASHLANSPGKQSELLSFAGSLSEQWMSLLKKSLVSPDQEVASPEPSPTNDRRFNDPAWDQWPYNLFRSSFLIQSKWWEQATQGVWGVDPQHERLLAFGAKQWLEMVSPTNSALFNPVVLKKTIEEQGANLARGMSNFLDDLRRQLSGEPPAGTENFVVGRDVAVTEGKVVLRNQLIELIQYTPTTAKVHPEPILIIPAWIMKYYVLDLSPHNSLIRYLVAQGHTVFCISWRNPDAEDRDLGMDEYLEFGLRAALDAVTSIVPEQGIHAAGYCLGGTLLAIGASAMARDGDTRLVSVSLLAAQTDFSEPGELSLFINESQVALLEASMAQTGYLTSDQMSGAFQLLRSYDLIWSRMIDEYLLGDRRPMTDLMAWNADGTRLPAKMHSQYLRRLYLNNDLSAGRYPVTGRPVSVGDIAVPVFCVGTASDHIAPWRSVYKLHLLSSAELTFVLTTGGHNGGIVSEPGRGKRQYQIHTRAAGDGYMAPDEWQATAQTHLDSWWPAWSAWLRERSGEGVAPPLMGAESRGYPTICDAPGKYVRS, encoded by the coding sequence TTGACAAAAAACAAGAAAGGTAATACTTCATCGACAATCGTTCCGGCACTGGATATGCAAGCGCATATGGCTTGGGCCCAGGCTTGGTCCTCAATTTCACCTGAATCGTCGCTGTTGGCTTGGACGGACTGGGCAAGCCATTTAGCGAACAGCCCCGGAAAGCAATCGGAGCTTTTGTCTTTTGCAGGCTCCTTGTCTGAGCAATGGATGTCTCTGCTGAAAAAGAGCTTGGTCAGTCCGGACCAGGAAGTTGCATCTCCTGAACCGTCACCTACCAATGACCGTCGTTTCAACGATCCGGCATGGGATCAATGGCCCTACAACCTTTTCCGCAGTTCCTTTCTTATTCAATCCAAATGGTGGGAGCAAGCCACGCAAGGTGTATGGGGTGTTGATCCACAACACGAACGCCTATTGGCGTTTGGCGCAAAGCAATGGCTGGAAATGGTATCGCCGACCAACTCTGCGCTTTTTAACCCCGTTGTCCTGAAAAAAACGATAGAAGAACAAGGCGCCAACCTGGCGCGTGGCATGTCCAACTTTCTCGATGACCTGCGCCGACAACTATCCGGTGAGCCTCCTGCGGGAACCGAGAACTTCGTCGTTGGGCGCGACGTGGCGGTGACGGAAGGAAAAGTCGTACTGAGGAATCAATTAATCGAGTTGATTCAATACACGCCCACTACCGCGAAAGTCCATCCTGAGCCAATACTGATCATTCCTGCCTGGATCATGAAGTACTACGTACTCGATCTATCTCCCCATAACTCGCTGATACGGTATCTGGTTGCGCAAGGGCATACGGTTTTTTGCATCTCCTGGAGAAATCCGGATGCTGAGGATCGAGATTTGGGCATGGATGAGTATCTTGAGTTCGGCTTGCGTGCGGCGCTGGACGCCGTGACATCCATCGTCCCCGAGCAGGGAATCCACGCGGCTGGTTATTGCCTGGGCGGAACGCTACTGGCCATTGGTGCTTCAGCCATGGCGCGTGATGGCGATACGCGGCTGGTGTCGGTAAGCCTGCTTGCCGCACAGACGGACTTCAGCGAACCGGGCGAGCTGAGTCTTTTCATCAACGAGAGTCAAGTGGCGCTGTTGGAAGCCAGCATGGCTCAAACCGGTTATTTGACCTCCGACCAGATGAGCGGAGCTTTTCAGCTACTGCGCTCCTACGATCTCATATGGTCTCGCATGATTGACGAATACCTATTGGGCGATCGCCGGCCAATGACCGACCTGATGGCTTGGAATGCCGATGGGACTCGCCTGCCCGCGAAGATGCATTCGCAGTATCTCCGACGCCTTTACCTGAATAACGATCTCAGCGCGGGGCGTTATCCCGTCACGGGTCGCCCCGTTTCAGTGGGAGACATCGCTGTGCCGGTGTTTTGCGTCGGCACTGCCTCGGATCATATTGCGCCTTGGCGCTCGGTTTACAAGCTGCATCTCCTGTCTTCGGCCGAGCTGACTTTCGTGCTGACCACTGGAGGACACAACGGCGGCATCGTGAGCGAGCCCGGCCGAGGTAAGCGCCAATATCAAATCCATACCCGCGCGGCCGGTGATGGATACATGGCGCCGGACGAGTGGCAAGCCACTGCACAGACGCATCTAGATTCGTGGTGGCCGGCATGGTCAGCATGGCTTCGAGAGCGCTCTGGTGAAGGTGTTGCGCCTCCGCTCATGGGGGCCGAATCCCGTGGATATCCCACTATTTGCGACGCCCCGGGGAAATATGTACGCAGCTGA
- a CDS encoding universal stress protein, whose translation MYSRLLVPLDGSSTANLALHHAAVLARLSGATIILLHIIEEMKHSNGFERPRIYLEEVRPGFLAAGQKLLDEAALWLRQEGLTVETVLLESKGERVSVLIAQQALATGCELVVLGTHGRRGVDRLLLGSDAEQLARIAPVPVMLVRQPHSVIATATPGHGGMPA comes from the coding sequence ATGTACTCAAGACTGCTGGTTCCGCTCGACGGAAGTTCTACCGCCAATTTGGCCCTCCACCACGCCGCGGTGCTGGCACGCCTAAGCGGTGCAACCATCATCTTGCTGCACATTATCGAGGAAATGAAGCACAGCAACGGCTTCGAGAGGCCGAGAATTTACCTTGAAGAAGTAAGGCCAGGCTTCCTGGCGGCCGGGCAGAAGCTGCTCGACGAGGCGGCGCTCTGGCTGAGACAGGAAGGCTTGACGGTAGAGACCGTCCTTCTGGAGAGCAAGGGCGAGCGCGTCTCGGTACTTATCGCGCAGCAGGCACTGGCTACCGGATGCGAGCTGGTGGTGCTGGGCACCCACGGACGTCGGGGCGTGGACAGGCTGCTGCTGGGAAGCGATGCCGAGCAGCTCGCTCGGATCGCACCGGTTCCCGTGATGCTGGTACGCCAGCCCCATTCTGTCATTGCTACTGCAACCCCTGGGCACGGTGGCATGCCAGCGTGA
- a CDS encoding SDR family NAD(P)-dependent oxidoreductase: MKYSFSGRVALVTGAGSGIGEAIARLLASNGVSVVVSDVSADNAQRVAKLISADGGQAVANVADVARINDVEAAVACAVDMFGGLHFAVNNAGISGDQSPVGELDPAAWSRVIDINLNGVFYGLRHQIPAILRSGGGAIVNVSSILGVVGDAGNPAYVAAKHAVTGLTRSAALAYAAKGVRINSIHPGYVRTPILDFLDESALQEAVGLHPIGRLGTPDEIAHAVAFLLSEGSSFFAGTQLIADGGYTAR, encoded by the coding sequence ATGAAGTACTCATTTTCTGGCCGCGTAGCCCTGGTCACCGGTGCAGGATCCGGCATTGGCGAGGCCATCGCGCGACTTCTTGCGAGTAACGGCGTGAGTGTCGTCGTCTCGGATGTCAGCGCCGACAATGCGCAGCGCGTCGCCAAGCTCATCAGCGCCGATGGCGGCCAAGCCGTGGCCAATGTGGCCGACGTGGCACGCATCAATGACGTTGAGGCTGCTGTGGCCTGCGCAGTCGATATGTTCGGCGGCCTTCATTTTGCGGTCAACAACGCCGGTATCAGTGGCGACCAGAGCCCAGTGGGGGAACTGGATCCTGCCGCCTGGAGCCGGGTAATCGATATCAACCTGAACGGCGTGTTCTATGGCCTGCGCCATCAGATTCCCGCCATCCTGCGTTCGGGTGGCGGCGCCATCGTCAACGTCTCTTCGATCCTGGGGGTGGTCGGCGATGCAGGAAACCCAGCGTACGTCGCAGCCAAGCACGCTGTTACCGGGCTGACCCGCTCGGCAGCGCTGGCCTATGCGGCCAAGGGAGTCCGGATCAACTCGATCCATCCCGGTTACGTGCGGACGCCCATCCTGGATTTCCTCGACGAATCGGCCCTTCAGGAAGCTGTTGGCCTGCATCCGATCGGCCGTCTGGGCACCCCGGACGAAATCGCCCATGCCGTGGCGTTTTTGCTATCGGAAGGAAGCAGCTTCTTTGCGGGCACCCAGCTCATCGCCGACGGCGGCTATACGGCACGCTGA
- a CDS encoding bifunctional enoyl-CoA hydratase/phosphate acetyltransferase, whose amino-acid sequence MTTSSAPVDGAADALQVLRNRTFDEIAIGDSASLERTFSPQDIHMFALQSGDVDPESSVSSPSRDTTEAICANVLISAVLGTRLPGPGTQYVSQNLRLLGAVRPGDRLTVQMQVSSKDTATHHVTLDCTCTSQEGVAIFQGQVEVVAPTERIERTRTALPEIHPDAQGRTGLQHLLAHVAHLQPIRVAVVHPCDVPSLSAALEARHAGLIEPVLVGPRGRLEAVATEAGLDLADVAIVDVPHSHAAAQQAVALAAAGEVEALMKGSLHTDELMSALVSAAAGLRTKRRVSHCFLLQTPAYPRPFIVTDAAINIAPTLEQKADIIRNAIELAQVIGVREPKVAILAAVETVSPTMTATLDAAALCKMADRGQITGGLLDGPLAFDNAISIAAARTKGIVSEVAGQADILVVPDLESGNMLAKQLIFLGGAASAGIVLGAKVPVILTSRADSRDTRIASCAIALMLAHHYRLSPP is encoded by the coding sequence ATGACGACGTCCTCCGCACCGGTCGATGGCGCCGCCGACGCATTGCAGGTTCTGCGCAACCGCACCTTCGACGAGATCGCCATCGGCGACAGCGCCAGCCTCGAACGCACGTTTTCGCCGCAAGACATCCACATGTTCGCGCTGCAATCGGGCGATGTGGATCCGGAATCTTCGGTGTCTTCGCCCTCGCGGGACACCACGGAGGCCATTTGTGCAAACGTCCTGATCTCGGCTGTGCTGGGAACACGCCTGCCGGGGCCTGGAACCCAATATGTCAGCCAGAACCTGCGCTTGCTCGGAGCCGTTCGGCCCGGCGACAGGCTGACCGTGCAGATGCAGGTGAGCAGCAAGGACACGGCCACCCATCACGTCACGCTGGACTGCACCTGCACCAGCCAGGAGGGGGTGGCGATTTTCCAAGGCCAGGTAGAGGTCGTAGCGCCCACTGAGCGCATTGAAAGAACGCGCACGGCGTTGCCGGAAATCCATCCGGATGCGCAGGGCCGCACAGGCCTGCAGCACCTGCTGGCGCATGTCGCGCACTTGCAACCGATTCGGGTAGCCGTCGTCCATCCGTGCGATGTCCCCAGCCTGTCCGCTGCGCTTGAAGCGCGCCACGCGGGGTTGATCGAGCCGGTGCTGGTCGGGCCACGAGGGCGGCTCGAAGCAGTCGCCACCGAGGCCGGGCTGGATCTGGCCGACGTCGCCATTGTGGACGTCCCGCACAGCCACGCCGCTGCGCAGCAAGCCGTCGCCTTGGCAGCCGCAGGTGAAGTCGAAGCCCTGATGAAAGGGAGCCTGCACACCGACGAGCTGATGTCCGCGCTGGTTTCGGCAGCAGCGGGGTTGCGCACCAAGCGCCGGGTCAGCCATTGCTTCCTGTTGCAGACACCGGCCTATCCGCGCCCGTTCATCGTCACCGATGCAGCGATCAATATCGCCCCGACTCTGGAACAGAAGGCAGACATCATCCGCAACGCCATCGAGCTGGCGCAGGTGATCGGCGTGCGCGAACCCAAGGTCGCAATCCTGGCCGCAGTCGAGACGGTCAGCCCGACGATGACGGCCACGCTCGACGCGGCGGCGCTGTGCAAGATGGCCGATCGCGGCCAGATCACTGGCGGCCTGCTCGACGGGCCGTTGGCCTTCGACAACGCGATCTCCATCGCCGCTGCGCGCACCAAGGGGATCGTCTCCGAGGTCGCCGGGCAGGCCGACATCCTTGTCGTGCCTGACCTGGAGAGCGGCAACATGCTTGCCAAGCAGTTGATATTCCTGGGCGGCGCAGCCAGCGCCGGAATCGTCCTCGGAGCGAAAGTGCCGGTCATTCTGACCAGCCGCGCCGACTCGCGCGATACACGCATCGCCTCATGCGCGATTGCACTGATGCTGGCGCACCACTATCGGCTGTCACCCCCGTGA
- a CDS encoding acetate/propionate family kinase, with translation MMDATTARSGRPGHGLILVLNCGSSSIKFAVFDPSATPLPRQALWNGKVLGIGGADPDFEETGVAPFPIKLDTAHPYRAALRIIRDRVSQRLDGRRIGAVAHRIVHGGSRYFEPVRVDAQVLTDLQGYIPLAPLHQPFALEAIDILLREQPELPQVACFDTGFHHTIPKLEQLLPLPYAAWERGLRRYGFHGLSYEYMAEALPERHGDAARRRTIVAHLGSGASLCAMQGLKSVATTMGFSALDGLMMGTRTGALDPGAVLYLMEIEKLSLEQVGRVLYHESGLLGVSGISAEPRVIVRHENDEGETGERARLALDLYVRRIVREIGALVAVLGGLDMLVFTAGVGEHNAFIRERIGAALGFLNIALDTDANASHAATISSDHSQVIVAIEPTNEEWIAASHALSCLDREKVR, from the coding sequence ATGATGGATGCGACCACGGCCCGCTCCGGACGCCCCGGGCACGGACTGATCCTTGTACTGAACTGCGGTTCATCCAGCATCAAGTTTGCGGTATTCGACCCTTCGGCCACGCCACTGCCTCGCCAGGCGTTGTGGAATGGCAAAGTGCTGGGAATCGGCGGCGCCGATCCGGATTTCGAAGAGACCGGGGTTGCGCCGTTCCCGATCAAACTGGACACGGCACATCCCTATCGTGCCGCGCTGCGCATCATCCGCGATCGCGTCAGTCAGCGGCTCGACGGCCGCCGGATAGGTGCGGTCGCTCATCGGATCGTCCACGGTGGCAGCAGGTATTTCGAGCCAGTGCGGGTGGACGCCCAGGTGCTCACCGATCTGCAGGGATACATCCCGCTGGCGCCACTGCACCAGCCGTTCGCGCTGGAAGCCATCGATATTCTGCTGCGCGAACAGCCGGAGCTGCCTCAGGTGGCCTGCTTCGACACCGGCTTCCATCACACCATCCCCAAGCTCGAGCAGCTCCTGCCGTTGCCCTACGCCGCATGGGAGCGCGGTCTGCGCCGGTACGGATTTCACGGCCTGTCGTATGAGTACATGGCTGAGGCTTTGCCCGAACGCCATGGCGACGCGGCGCGCAGGCGCACCATCGTTGCCCACCTGGGCAGTGGCGCCAGCCTGTGTGCTATGCAAGGACTCAAAAGCGTGGCCACCACCATGGGTTTCTCCGCGCTTGACGGGCTGATGATGGGCACCCGCACCGGTGCGCTCGATCCAGGCGCCGTGCTCTACCTGATGGAGATCGAGAAGCTTTCACTGGAACAAGTGGGGCGTGTCCTCTATCACGAGTCCGGTCTGCTCGGCGTTTCGGGAATCTCGGCCGAGCCGCGCGTCATTGTCCGGCACGAGAACGATGAAGGTGAAACGGGTGAGCGAGCGCGCTTGGCGCTGGACCTCTACGTGCGTCGCATCGTGCGCGAGATCGGTGCCTTGGTTGCTGTTCTGGGCGGTCTGGACATGCTGGTGTTCACGGCAGGTGTCGGTGAACACAATGCGTTCATTCGCGAGCGCATCGGTGCGGCACTGGGTTTTCTGAACATTGCCCTGGATACCGACGCCAATGCCAGCCACGCGGCGACGATTTCCAGCGACCACAGCCAGGTCATCGTGGCGATCGAACCCACCAATGAAGAGTGGATCGCCGCCAGCCATGCGCTGTCCTGCCTGGACAGGGAGAAGGTGCGATGA
- the phbB gene encoding acetoacetyl-CoA reductase, whose product MPAEQRTALVTGGNGGLGEAIARALHDAGHTVIVVHSPGNASIGAWLEAQAGEGYNFIAYGADVADHASCQELAGLIQADGHHIDILVNNAGITRDATFRKLSYADWDAVLRVNLDSVFNVTRPFIDGMLERGWGRIINISSINGSKGQFGQTNYSAAKAGMHGFTKALAQEVARKGVTVNTVSPGYLDTKMVTSMSEEVVKQVVAGIPVGRLGRPEEIAALVAFIASESAGFMTGSNASMNGGQHMY is encoded by the coding sequence ATGCCGGCTGAACAACGCACCGCCCTGGTCACGGGCGGCAACGGTGGCCTGGGCGAGGCCATCGCCCGGGCCTTACACGATGCTGGCCATACCGTGATCGTCGTCCACTCGCCAGGCAATGCCAGCATCGGCGCGTGGTTGGAAGCCCAGGCGGGTGAAGGTTACAACTTCATCGCCTACGGCGCGGATGTGGCCGACCATGCCTCCTGCCAGGAGCTGGCCGGCCTCATTCAAGCAGACGGTCACCACATCGACATTCTGGTCAACAACGCGGGCATCACGCGTGATGCTACGTTCCGCAAGCTGAGCTACGCCGATTGGGATGCGGTCCTGCGCGTCAATCTCGACTCCGTTTTCAACGTCACTCGGCCATTCATTGACGGCATGCTCGAAAGGGGCTGGGGCAGGATCATCAACATCTCCTCCATCAACGGCTCGAAGGGGCAGTTCGGCCAAACCAACTACTCCGCCGCGAAAGCCGGGATGCATGGATTCACCAAAGCCCTCGCGCAGGAGGTGGCGCGCAAGGGCGTGACGGTCAACACCGTCTCGCCGGGGTATCTGGATACGAAGATGGTGACGAGCATGTCGGAGGAAGTGGTCAAGCAGGTGGTTGCCGGTATTCCCGTGGGTCGTCTGGGACGGCCTGAGGAAATCGCCGCACTGGTTGCATTCATCGCCAGCGAGTCTGCGGGGTTCATGACCGGCAGCAATGCGTCGATGAATGGTGGCCAGCACATGTACTGA